The nucleotide window GGATCTTCAGCTTGCAACCGCTTCGGCGCAGCGCATGCCGTCCATGGCGGCGCTGACGATGCCACCGGCGTAGCCCGCGCCTTCGCCGCAGGGGAAGAGGCCTGCGATCTCCGGATGCTCCAAGGTATCGTCGCGTCGCGGGATGCGGACGGGCGAACTGGTGCGAGTCTCGAAGCCTAACAGAAGCCCCTGGCTGCTGGCGTAGCCGTGCATCTGGCTGCCGAAGAGTCGCAAACCTTCGCGCATGCGGCTGGTGATGCCCTGCGGCAACAGTTCATGCAGTGGCGCGGACTTCGCGCCGGGGAAATAACTCATCTCCGGAAGGTCCGCGGAAATCTTGCCCGCGAGGAAATCGGGCACACGCTGGCCGGGGGCGACCTGTCCACCACCGCCTGCGATCTTCGCGGTGCGCTCGAGTTCCTTCTGATAGGCGATGCCCGCGAGCACGCCATGCTCCTTCTCGAAACGCTTCACGTCCTCCGGCTCCACGGTCACGACCATGCCGGAGTTCGCGAAAGGGGAGTCTCGCCGCGCGAGACTCATGCCATTCACCACCACCTCGTCATTCTCGGTGGCGGCAGGCACGATCCATCCGCCGGGGCACATGCAGAAGGAATGTACGCCACGACCGCGGATCTTCGTCGCGAGACGATAGCGCGCGGCGGGGAGAAGATCGGGTCGCGGCTCATCCTGATGAAGATGATACTGGATGCGATCGACGAACGGCTGCGGATGTTCGATCCGGAAACCGACCGCGAAGGGCTTCGCCTCCATCAACACCTGCTTCGCCGCGAGCAGCTTGTAAATGTCCCGCGCCGAGTGGCCGGTGGCGAGGATCACCGCCTCCGCGGCGATCTCCTGCCCGTCCTGCGTGACCACGGCCTTCATGCGGCCTTCCGCGATGATGAAATCGGTGACCCGTGTGAGGAACCTTACCTCGCCTCCGGCGGCGATCACGGAGTTGCGGATGGCTTTCACCACGTTCGGCAGCAGGTTCGAGCCGATGTGCGGATGCGCATCCGTGAGAATCTTTGTTGGCGCGCCGTGGGCGACGAGGATCTCATACACCTTCGCCACCGGACCGCGCTTGGTCGCACGCGTGTAAAGTTTGCCGTCCGAGAACGTGCCCGCTCCGCCTTCGCCGAAGCAGTAGTTCGAATCTTCGACCACCCGCCCTTCGCGGAGAATCGGCGCGAGGTCGAAGCGTCGCGCGCTGGCGTCCTTGCCGCGCTCCAGCACGATCGGTTTCATGCCCAGCTCCAGGCAACGCAGCGCCGCGAACAATCCGGCTGGACCGGCGCCGACGATGACCACCGTCTTTGCCGTGGAGGGTAATGCAGGCGAATGCCACTCCGGGGTGGCTTCCTCGGGCAACGGCCCATCGATGGCAACATCAATGCGGAGTTGCACTTTCACCCTGCGGTGGCGGGCATCGATGGAATGCTTCCGCAGGCGTACGCCGCAGATGCGCTCCACTGCCACCCCGAGCTTTTCCGCAGCGGCGGATTTCCACACGGCCTCGTCCTCGGAGGAATCGAGAGGCAGGACGATGTCAACGGTTTCGAGGCGGGGTGTCACGGGCGGACCCGTGTTTTCCATGAGCGGAGGCCGGGGATCAATCCCCTTTGCGACGGAACCTTCACTGCCGCGCGAAACTCGCTCCTTTGATTCTGCTGCCGCCGGTCGTATGCTGGCTTTCCGGCCCGTGGTCCGGAAACC belongs to Luteolibacter ambystomatis and includes:
- a CDS encoding NAD(P)/FAD-dependent oxidoreductase, which produces MTPRLETVDIVLPLDSSEDEAVWKSAAAEKLGVAVERICGVRLRKHSIDARHRRVKVQLRIDVAIDGPLPEEATPEWHSPALPSTAKTVVIVGAGPAGLFAALRCLELGMKPIVLERGKDASARRFDLAPILREGRVVEDSNYCFGEGGAGTFSDGKLYTRATKRGPVAKVYEILVAHGAPTKILTDAHPHIGSNLLPNVVKAIRNSVIAAGGEVRFLTRVTDFIIAEGRMKAVVTQDGQEIAAEAVILATGHSARDIYKLLAAKQVLMEAKPFAVGFRIEHPQPFVDRIQYHLHQDEPRPDLLPAARYRLATKIRGRGVHSFCMCPGGWIVPAATENDEVVVNGMSLARRDSPFANSGMVVTVEPEDVKRFEKEHGVLAGIAYQKELERTAKIAGGGGQVAPGQRVPDFLAGKISADLPEMSYFPGAKSAPLHELLPQGITSRMREGLRLFGSQMHGYASSQGLLLGFETRTSSPVRIPRRDDTLEHPEIAGLFPCGEGAGYAGGIVSAAMDGMRCAEAVAS